The sequence below is a genomic window from Blastococcus sp. Marseille-P5729.
CGTCCAGACTCAGGAGCCAATCCATGGACCAGCTGTACAGCAAGGAAGAGCGCGAGTTCGCCGAGCAGATGCGCGAGTTCTATCGCACGGAGATCCCCAAGGAGATCCGTGAGATGAACGCCCGGGGTGAGATCGACAGCAAGGAACCGATCGTCACCACCCAGCAGATCCTGAACAAGCACGGCTATGCGGTCCCCAACTGGCCGGTCGAGTGGGGCGGTCAGGACTGGACCCCCGTGCAGCGGCACATCTGGCTGCAGGAGATGGAGCTGGCCAACGTCCCTGCCCCGCTCGCCTTCAACACCTCGATGGTCGGCCCGGTCATCGCGACCTTCGGCTCGCAGGAGATCAAGGAGCGCTTCCTGCCGAAGACCGCGAACCTGGACATCTGGTGGTCGCAGGGCTTCTCCGAGCCGGACGCCGGTTCGGACCTCGCTTCGCTGAAGACGACCGCGGTCCGCGACGGTGACCACTACATCGTCAACGGCCAGAAGACCTGGACCACGCTCGGCCAGTACGGCGACTGGATCTTCATGCTCGTGCGCACCAACCCCGAGGTGAAGAAGCAACAGGGCATCTCGTTCCTGCTGATCGATATGAAGTCCCCTGGGGTGACGGTCCGCCCGATCCAGTTGATCGACGGCGGTCACGAGGTCAACGAGGTGTTCTTCGACAACGTCGAGGTCCCCGTCGAGAATCTCGTCGGCGAG
It includes:
- a CDS encoding acyl-CoA dehydrogenase family protein — encoded protein: MDQLYSKEEREFAEQMREFYRTEIPKEIREMNARGEIDSKEPIVTTQQILNKHGYAVPNWPVEWGGQDWTPVQRHIWLQEMELANVPAPLAFNTSMVGPVIATFGSQEIKERFLPKTANLDIWWSQGFSEPDAGSDLASLKTTAVRDGDHYIVNGQKTWTTLGQYGDWIFMLVRTNPEVKKQQGISFLLIDMKSPGVTVRPIQLIDGGHEVNEVFFDNVEVPVENLVGEENMGWTYAKFLLGNERTGIARVGVSKTRIARLKEFARNTRTKKGTLLEDPLFAARLTKVEVELQALEMTQMRILSTQTAGSGKPDPRSSVLKLVGSKLQQEITELLVDVLGPDGLYFRDDYDTPEGFSPVPQGAVDALPTYFNYRKVTIYGGSSEVQRGIISKAILGL